Genomic DNA from Desulfuromonas versatilis:
CGAGCAGCAGCCCGGCGTCGCGGTGCGCAAGGAGATCCTGCGCCGGCGCGGCCTGATCGCCGGGGGCAAGGTGCGCCACCCCGGCGGAGGGCTCAACCCCCATGCAGCCGCCCAGCTCGACCAACTGCTGCAGCAGCTGCTGCCGGGGGTGGATCTCGGCGCCCCGCTGCAGCTTTGAGCTTGGGAGCAAACCTTTAACCCCGAACCAAGCATTTGGCCACGGATCAAATCTGATTAAGTCTGATCTTCAAAGAAAAAAAGAACCCAGACCAAAAAACCAAACGATTAACCCCTGAAGAAAGCCCATGTCTTTGATTTATCAGATTTTATCCGAACCTATCCGTGGCTATAATACGTTTTTAGGCTTAATGTCTTAGGGGGGAAAATGGACCTCAACCTGCAAGGCAAGGTCGCCCTGGTGGCGGCCTCGAGCAAGGGGCTCGGCAAAGCGGTCGCCACCCAATTGGCGGCCGAGGGGTGTCACGTCATGCTCACCGGGCGCGACCGGCAGGCCCTGAGCAGCGCCGCCCGGGAAATCTCCGCCCTCGCCCCCGGCAGGGTCGAGTCCCACTGCGCGGACCTGGCCGTCGCCGGGGATATCTGCCACCTGGTCCAGGTGACCCGGGCCACCCTGGGCAAGATCGACATTCTGGTCAACAACTCGGGCGGCCCGCCGGCGGGGGAATTCGTCCAGCTTTCCGACGATCAATGGCAGAGCGCCTTCGAGGCGACGCTGCTGAACTACATCCGCATGATCCGCAAGGTGCTCCCCGACCTCAAGCAGAGCGGCGGGCGCATCATCAATATCGCCTCCTCCTCCATCCGCCAGCCGATCCCCGGGCTGATCCTCTCCAACACCTTCCGCCTGGGGATCCTGGGGCTGGGCAAGACCCTGGCCGAGGAGCTTGCCCCCTACAACATCCTGGTCAACACCGTCGCCCCGGGGCGCATCGCCACCGACCGCACCGCCGAGCTCGACCGCGGCCGGGCCGAGCGACTCGGCGTCCCCGTCGAACAGGTCGAAGCCGAGTCGCGGGGGCGCATCCCCCTGGGGCGCTACGGCACCCCGGAGGAGTTCGCCAGGGTGGTGGCTTTTCTGGCCTCGGAGGCCAGCTCCTATGTCACCGGCAGCGCGCTGCTGGTCGACGGCGGCATGGTTCGGGCGATTTGAGGGGCCGTGACTCGTGACTCGTGACTGGTGATTCGTTAACTGCGAAGCCAAGGGAGGTTTTTCTTGGTCCAGGTTTTTCTCCTGGATTCTGGAGTCTGACTCCTGGATACTTGCCGCTGGTGATGCCGCTCGACTAACCACTCCGACAGGGACCTGCCGTGGCGCACGACCTCCTCTTTCTCTCCACCTTTGTCGTTACCCTGGGGGCGATGGCCCTGTTCGCCGTGGCCGGCCGGGCCCGCTCGGCCGACGATTTCTCCGTCGCCGGCCGCCAGGCGGGCAGCTGGAACGTGGCCGGCGCCATCATGGGGACCCTGGTCGGCGGCGCCTCGACCATCGGCACCGTGCAGCTGGCCTTCCTCTTCGGCCTCTCGGCCTGGTGGTTCACCCTCGGCGCCGGCATCGCCTGCCTGCTGCTGGCCCTGTTCCTGGCCGTCCCCCTGCGCGAGGGGGAGGTCGAAACCGTCCCCCAGTTCATCAGCCGCTATCACGGCAGCCGGGCCCGGGTCGGGGCCAGCCTGTTTTCGGCGCTCGGCATGTTCATCCACATCGTCGCCCAGCTGCTGGCCTGCTCGGCCCTGCTGGCCAGCCTCTTCGGGCTCTCGCGGCTCAGCGCCTCGCTGATCTCCGCCCTGCTGGTGGCGCTGGTGGCCCTGGGCGGAGGGATGCGCAGCGCCGGGCCGCTGGGCCTGCTCAAGCTGCTGCTGCTCTACGCCACCATGGCCGGGGCCGGCTGGATCGCCTTCGCCGAGGCCGGCGGCTGGTCGGGTCTGAGCGCGGCCTTCCCCGCCGAGCCCTGGTTCAGCCTCTTCGGCTACGGGGTGCGCGAGGGGGTTTCGGACCTGCTGTCGATGCTGGTGGGGGTGGTCTCCACCCAGATCTACCTGCAGGCGATCTTCAGCGCCAAAAGCGCGCGCGAAGCCCGCGGCGGCGCCCTGCTCAGCGCCGTGCTGATCCCGCCGCTGGGCCTGCTGGGGGTCGCGGTCGGCCTCTACATGCGCCTGCATCGGCCCGGGCTGGACAGCGCCCAGGCCCTGCCGGCGTTTCTGCTCGAGCAGCTCCCCGCCCCCCTGGCCGGCCCGGCCTTTGCCACCCTGCTGTTCGCCGCCGTGGGGACCGCGGCCGGGCTGGCCCTCGGCGTGGGCACCACCCTGCAGTCCGACGTGCTGGCCCGCTGGGTTCCGGGCCCGGAAAGGCGCCTGGCGTGGCTGCGCCTGACCACCCTGGGAGCGCTGCTGCTGGCCCTGGGGCTGCTGCTGTTCAACCTCGGGTCGGTGATCATGCAGTGGAGCTTTCTCTCCATGGGGCTGCGCGGCGCCACCATCTGCCTGCCGCTGCTGGC
This window encodes:
- a CDS encoding sodium:solute symporter family protein; the protein is MAHDLLFLSTFVVTLGAMALFAVAGRARSADDFSVAGRQAGSWNVAGAIMGTLVGGASTIGTVQLAFLFGLSAWWFTLGAGIACLLLALFLAVPLREGEVETVPQFISRYHGSRARVGASLFSALGMFIHIVAQLLACSALLASLFGLSRLSASLISALLVALVALGGGMRSAGPLGLLKLLLLYATMAGAGWIAFAEAGGWSGLSAAFPAEPWFSLFGYGVREGVSDLLSMLVGVVSTQIYLQAIFSAKSAREARGGALLSAVLIPPLGLLGVAVGLYMRLHRPGLDSAQALPAFLLEQLPAPLAGPAFATLLFAAVGTAAGLALGVGTTLQSDVLARWVPGPERRLAWLRLTTLGALLLALGLLLFNLGSVIMQWSFLSMGLRGATICLPLLAAVFLRERTSARGGTLSIILAPSAVIAAGLLHWQTVPPLFLGLAVSALALLAGLAADRWRPARTRGS
- a CDS encoding SDR family oxidoreductase, coding for MDLNLQGKVALVAASSKGLGKAVATQLAAEGCHVMLTGRDRQALSSAAREISALAPGRVESHCADLAVAGDICHLVQVTRATLGKIDILVNNSGGPPAGEFVQLSDDQWQSAFEATLLNYIRMIRKVLPDLKQSGGRIINIASSSIRQPIPGLILSNTFRLGILGLGKTLAEELAPYNILVNTVAPGRIATDRTAELDRGRAERLGVPVEQVEAESRGRIPLGRYGTPEEFARVVAFLASEASSYVTGSALLVDGGMVRAI